From a single Dendropsophus ebraccatus isolate aDenEbr1 chromosome 8, aDenEbr1.pat, whole genome shotgun sequence genomic region:
- the PRDX3 gene encoding thioredoxin-dependent peroxide reductase, mitochondrial, with product MAASWGRLLSAGALRGIVAPAARSALRSTAARVTCSAPRLFSTSSARFIPAVTQQAPHFKGTAVVNGEFKELSLENFKGKYLVLFFYPLDFTFVCPTEIVAFSDKANEFRDVNCEVVAVSVDSHFCHLAWTNTPRKTGGLGHMNIPLLSDLTKQISRDYGVLLETPGIALRGLFIIDPNGIVRHMSVNDLPVGRSVEETLRLVKAFQYVETHGEVCPANWTPHSPTIKPNPKGSKEYFEKVN from the exons ATGGCGGCGTCCTGGGGAAGGTTACTGTCGGCGGGG GCTCTCCGTGGCATTGTGGCTCCAGCCGCCCGCTCGGCCCTCCGCAGTACTGCTGCCCGGGTGACATGTTCTGCTCCAAGACTTTTTAGCACTA GTTCTGCGCGGTTCATCCCGGCCGTCACCCAGCAGGCGCCCCACTTTAAGGGGACAGCTGTAGTCAATGGGGAGTTCAAGGAGCTGAGCCTGGAAAACTTCAAGGGCAAATACCTGGTGCTCTTCTTCTACCCCCTGGACTT CACCTTCGTCTGCCCCACCGAGATTGTGGCTTTCAGCGATAAGGCCAACGAGTTCCGTGACGTGAACTGTGAGGTCGTCGCGGTCTCTGTGGATTCTCATTTCTGTCACTTGGCCTGGACCAACACCCCTCGTAAG ACTGGAGGTCTGGGACACATGAACATCCCGCTGCTGTCAGACTTAACCAAACAGATTTCTCGGGACTATGGCGTCCTCCTGGAGACCCCGGGCATCGCTCTGAG GGGACTCTTTATCATCGATCCTAATGGGATTGTGCGGCACATGAGCGTGAACGACCTCCCTGTGGGAAGGAGCGTTGAGGAGACGTTGCGATTAGTCAAGGCCTTCCAGTATGTGGAGACCCATGGGGAGGTCTGTCCGGCCAACTGGACTCCTCACTCTCCCACG ATAAAACCAAATCCAAAAGGATCCAAAGAATACTTTGAGAAGGTGAACTGA
- the LOC138799134 gene encoding putative uncharacterized protein FLJ45035, whose amino-acid sequence MEPVCEGSGDLEPVCEGSGDLELVCEGSGDLEPVCEGSGDLELVCEGSGNLELVCEGSGNLELVCEGSGDLEPVCEGSGDLEPVCEGSGDLEPVCEGSGYLEPVCEGSGDMEPVCEGSGDLEPVCEGSGYLEPVCEGSGDLEPVCEGSGDLEPV is encoded by the coding sequence ATGGAGCCGGTTTGTGAGGGGTCCGGAGACCTGGAGCCGGTGTGTGAGGGGTCGGGAGACCTGGAGCTGGTGTGTGAGGGGTCCGGAGACCTGGAGCCGGTGTGTGAGGGGTCGGGAGACCTGGAGCTGGTGTGTGAGGGGTCCGGAAACCTGGAGTTGGTGTGTGAGGGGTCCGGAAACCTGGAGCTGGTGTGTGAGGGGTCCGGAGACTTAGAGCCGGTGTGTGAGGGGTCCGGAGACCTGGAGCCGGTGTGTGAGGGGTCCGGAGACCTGGAGCCGGTGTGTGAAGGGTCCGGATACCTGGAGCCGGTGTGTGAGGGGTCCGGAGACATGGAACCGGTGTGTGAGGGGTCCGGAGACCTGGAGCCGGTGTGTGAAGGGTCCGGATACCTGGAGCCGGTGTGTGAGGGGTCCGGAGACCTGGAGCCGGTGTGTGAGGGGTCCGGAGACCTGGAGCCGGTGTGA